The genomic segment AAATCTCTACCCCATCGACTTTTAACGATGTTCCTCTGTACGATAACACAAATTACTACTATTAGTAATATGAAATAGTACTTTTGAAGGGTATCTAGAGTGAATCCGAAAATATTCCAAGTAGGGACGAATAGCCCCTGTGAACCACCAGTAAACCAGGTCCATTCATTAAACACTCGATGCGCCATTTCTAGTAAACCAATACTTATAAGAGCTAGGTAATGGTGTTTTACTTTAGATGCCGGAAGGGAAACTAGTAAACCCACTAAAGCAGCTGCTATTGCCCCTGCTATAAGTCCCGCGAAAAACGGCATGTTGTAGGCGGTAATGGCCACTGCTGAAACATATGCCCCAACACCAAAATGTGCGGCAAAAGCAAAAGAAGTTATACCACTAAAGCCTGCAGAAATGTTATATCCAATTGCTAGGATGATATATATGAATATTAAACTTACTAATCGCAAGTAGTAGCTACCTGCCATTAGTGGAATAACTAAACTAATCAATAAAAGAGCAACCCAAAGGATAGTGAAATAAATTCTATATTTTTTCTGCGCTGAAGTTGCCTTTATTGAAAATTTTGGCACCTAATATCCCTCCCGGTAAAACTATAATGAATATAATCATAACTAAAAAGATAACGGCATCTTTTAATCCACCAGGGATCATCGTTCCAACAATTCCCTCTAACAAACCTAAGGTAATCCCACCAACAAACGCTCCTTTGGTATTACCTAAACCTCCGATTAACGCTGCTGCGAAAGCCTTGATACCAACTGCATATGTCATTGTATAGCTAGCAAAAGTTATGGGTGCAATAAGTGCACCTGCTATTGCCGCAACACCACCTGATATCGCGAAACAGGTCAACACAACGACATTACTTCGAATACCCATGATTCTTGCTGTATCCGGTTTATAAGATACAGCCCTAACAGCTCTACCAAAACTAGTTTTCTGAATTACAAATTGATAAACTATACCTATCGATATTGCAATGATAATCATCATGATTTCGTGCAACATAATATTTGCACCGAAAATACGGATATCCTGACCATCAAAAAGGAATGGGAAAGCTTTTGGTTCCGTTCCGAATAGCATTCGGGCAATATTGTCTATAATGATACTTGCACCGAAGAGAGTTACAATCCAACTTGAATTTTTCGATAAATCTCCTAATCTTTCGACCGCTGTCTTATAAATCAATATACTTAGTAATATGTTAATAAGTATTGCTAACAAAATAGCAACTAAGTAATTCATATTAAAAGCACTTATGAACCAGTAGCTTGTCATGGCTCCTATCATAATAACGGAGCCATGTGCAAAGTTAATGATACGTGTTGTAGAATAAATTATACCTATGGCAAGCGCCATTAAGGCATACATGCTTCCATTAGCAAGAGCAAATATTAGTTCCTGCATATATACTCTCCTCTCTTATCTTCCCAGTCTCATCATGTTGTAGCAGCGCCACTTACAATTATGCATTGCCCTGATAAGAAACTTGCATCATCACTAGAAAGGAAAGACACAACACTGGCAATTTCATTAGGTTTTCCAAGTCTTCCTAAGGGGGTGTTCTTTATATGTTCATCCATAATTTCCTTTGGGACAGTTTTATACATGTCTGTTTCAATATAACCAGGAGCAACGCAGTTCACGATAATATTCTTTGGTCCCCCTTCCTTCGCAAGAGTTTTTGAAAAGCCAATTAATCCTGCTTTTGATGTTGCGTAATTAGCCTGACCTACATTACCAAATGCAGATATGGACGAGATGTTTACAATCTTTCCGATGGCTTTATTCCTCATAATGGGTATAACGTGTTTACAAAGGTAATATGCACCTTTAAGATTTACATTTATAACAGCATCCCAAGCCTCCTCTGACATCTTGTGAAACATACTGTCCTGTGTAATACCAGCATTATTGACAAGTATGTCAATAGTACCGAAATGTTCCATAGCTTGAGAGACAGCTATTTCTACTTGTTTTTCATTTGATACATCACACTGAATGAGCAGAACTTTAGCACCACTATTATCGAGTCTTGAAATCATTTCTTTCGCCATGTTCAGATCATATTCAAGTACTGCAATACCTGCAATACCATCCTTTAGAAAACGATTAACTATAGATTCACCGATACCTTTACCACCCCCAGTAACAATTGCGTATTTACTTTTTAATTTCCCCATAATATTACCCTCCCAAAAATTAAACCGAATTTCATCTCTGAATTCTATTTTCCAAATGATCACGGCTTCAAAATTTAAACTTATATAAGATTTTCTTTTATTGATTTCCTGGTCATATATAAAGGATAAGTCTCCCACTTACATAAAACCCAAGTTAAGTTGGCCTCCCCAAATTCCTTCACTACCCTAATACTGCTCATCATTGTCAGCTAACCAGATAAAGAAGGATCACATTAAAAATTAAGGAGACCGACATCATATAGTTCTAAACTATTTTTTTATATAAAGATCGCCATTAAACATTTCTGAGATGCTGGCCATATCCAATTCTGCTAAAGGGTATCCCTCGTGAGATTCCTCCGAAAAGGCATATTGTTTTACAAAAACCGATTCGAATTCCTCCACACTATTTTCCAATACCTTTTTAACTTCATCGGTATCAGTTGTACCTGCTTTTTCAATTGCCCACTTTAGTAAATAAACTGCCTCATAACTTGGTACTACGGAAGTAGGGTTTGTATCACGTTTTTCATATTCGCCGTATTCATTAATAATATTTTGATATATCTCCCAATATTTTGGCTCTAACTCTGTTTTACCAGAAGCCACTGCCCAGTTGTTCATAGAAATAACTGACACTTTATTAGCTCCAGGGCCAGCCAGTTCCTTAAAGTTTGGCATGGCCACTCCTGTATAGCCTAAAATATTCAATTTATCAATATAGTCGATTCGTTCCAGAGACCTTACAATCTTTGCCCCGTCAGCTCCTAAGGTCCAGAACAGTGCAACATCTGCGTTAGCCTCTTTTATTTTTTGTGCGATAGGCGTCATGTCTGGATCATCCGACTTATAAGTAGCTATTATAGTAGGCTCAACGCCATATTCTTTTAGCGTCTCTTCCATAACAGTAATTCCATCCACGCCAAGGGCAGAGGTATCAGCAACCAAAGCAATATTCTTATATTTTTTCTCTACTGCAATTTTGACAAGAGCCTTTGCCTGTGTAGCATTAGACGGCGTTATTCTAAAAGCATAGGGATTGTCTTTGCTGATAAGATTTGTACCTGTCGCTACTGGCAACATAGAAATAACTTTACTTTCCTGAAGATATGCCATTGAAGCTGCTGCTGGAGTCGAATTTGTAGGTCCAATCAGAAAGTTTGCCTTTTCCTTGTCCACTAATTCCTCCACAAATGTTTTGGATTTTGTCGGGTCAGCCTCATCATCACGTGTGGCGATTCTCACCTGAGCGCCCATGATACCTCCATTCTCATTAATTTCTTTTACCGCAAGTTCTACTCCTTGTGACTGCGCTTTCCCAAGTACAGCACTTGTTCCACTCATCGCTCCGATATTACCAATTACTATTTCACTAGGTGAACTATTACCTTCTTTAGGTGAACTACTACCTTCTTTTTCATTACTACAAGCGGTAACAATTAATAAAACGCTTAAAAGAATTGAACTAACAAGTTTTTTTCTCATCTTAATCCCCCTCATTTTTTTCTGATAACAAAGTTAAGTTTAGTATTAAGAAATATTCTGTGACCAACAAATATATCCAAGATACCAATTCCAAAAGCGTGTAAACCCTTACATAATAATCAGCCTCCTTACTATTTACTGAGAGTTGATCACTAGCGTCGCATAAAAAACAACATCTGCGATTGATGAGTTAATGCCTTTCCACACGCCTAATCTAACGAAAACGCTTTCATCATTAGCAACCAAATACATTTTCTTCATACATATTGCCATCGATTGCAATTAGCACTTATGTTTTTATTTGATAGAATTGAATTATTTAAGCCTCAGTATTTTCAATAATAATGGCAATACCTTGTCCACCACCGATACAAAGTGAAGCTAGACCATACTTAGCTCCTCTTTTCTTTAACTCTAAAGCTAATGAATATGTAATACGGGTCCCGCTTGAGCCGACCGGATGGCCTAGAGCAATAGCACCTCCATTAACATTAACTTTACTCGCATCAAGTCCTAATTCTTTAATTACCGCTAAAGACTGAGCTGCAAAAGCTTCATTTAGCTCAAATAAATCAATATCTTCAAGTGTTAAACCTGCTTTTTCTAAAGCTTTTTTGCTAGCTGGTACAGGACCAATTCCCATAATATTAGGATCTACCCCTGCAACGCCCCACGAGACAATTTTCGCAAGCGGTTTTATATTATGTTCGTATATATATTCCTCAGATGCCAATAATACAGCAGCCGCCCCATCGTTAATTCCACTAGCATTACCTGGCGTGACAGTTCCCTCCTTCTTAAAAGCAGGCATCAACTTGGCTAAACCTTCTACAGATGTGCCTTCACGAATATGCTCATCCCTATCAAAGATGATTTCCTCACCTTTTCTACCTTTTAATCTAACCGGGACGATTTCTTCTGCAAAACGACCACTATTTCTTGCAGCAATTGCCTTGTTTTGTGAATCTACGGAAAATTGATCCTGTTCTTCACGCGAAATCGAATATTTTGTTGCTAGGTTCTCAGCCGTCATTCCCATTCCACATCCAACATGATTATCTGTTAACGTCTCCCATAACATGTCCTCAACAATTGGCGCCTTGTTTGGTGATCCAAAACGTGTACTTCTTAATACATGTGGGGATAAGCTCATATTTTCTGTCCCACCCGCTACGATTACATTTGCATCCCCTAAAGCAATGGACTGTGCCCCAGATACAATCGACTGTAAACCTGATCCGCAAAGTCGATTTAATGTTAATGCCGAAGATATCTCTTTTAAACCACTTTTTAAGCCAATATGTCGAGCCAAATACGCTGAATTTTTATTCGTTTGAATGATGTTACCAAATATAATTTCATCAATATCCGTAACTGGAATACTACTTCGCTTAATCGCCTGTGTTGTTGCGATCACTCCTAAATCGACTTCGCTAATATCCTTTAAAGATCCTCCAAAGGTACCAAATGCAGTTCTTGCACCATCAATAATATAAGTATTCATTTATTAGCTTCCTCCTTTTTCTTTTTTAAACTTGGATAGGTACTTAGTAAATGTTTAATTAAGTCCGTATCACGTTCAATAACATAACCATCAAGGCCCTTGCCTGGATAGTTGTAAAATCCTTGTCCAGACTTCACACCAAATGCACCTGCCTCAATTCGATCATCAATAATTTTGTAACTTCGGTCACTCGATTCAATTTTGGACTGTAATTCGAGAATGGTTATGTTCCAAATATCTAGCCCACCAAAATCCATAATTTTCATTAAACCACTAGAAGAAAATCTAAAACCAGGACCGGCGAAAATAGCTGTATCGAGATCTTTTTCACTGACCACGCCATCTTCAACTAAGGAAAGTGCCTCTCTTGCAAGTGCTATCTGAATCCGATTAGCAACAAGGCCAGCTACTTCTTTTTTAACTTCAATCGTTACTTTATTATTCACTTCTAAAAAATCTTTTACTTCATTAAATACCTTATCATCTGTCTCTTCAGTTCTTAAAAGTTCTACAAGAGGAACGATATGGGCTGGATTGAAAAAGTGTGTCAACATTACTCTATCTTTGTGCTTCTCAACATTCACAGTAATTTCTGAAAGTCGTAAACTCGACGTGTTAGAAGCTAGAATTGTTTGTTCCCCGCAAATAACATCTAATTCTTGAAAGATCCTTTGTTTCAATGCTAAATTTTCTGAAATACTTTCGATGATGAAATCACGGTCTGCCAAATCATTTAATTTTGTTGTAAATGTTATATTGGACATAACTTCTTCGACACTTATAGGAATGTTATATCCCTCTTCACGAAATATTTTTAAGTAAATAACGAATTTCCCCTTCGCAATATCAAGCGCTTCTTCAGATAGATCACATAACATCGTCTTCGTTCCATTAAGTGCAAATTGAAAAGCAATCCCAAAACCCATCGTACCAGCGCCAAGAATTCCAACTTGTTTAATCAAAACGTTTCACCCTTTCCTACTGAATAGAACTTAATCTCAATAACCAAGCTTTCTATCGTTCTAGTACCTTGTCCTTCAAATACGTTAATTCGAAGCCCACTTTCTCACTTAATGCTTCAATAGTGATATCTTCAAGTATTTCAACCACTTTAACACCATTTTCAGTAAATTTAAAAACAGCATATTCAGAAACTAATAAGTCTACCCGCCTTATACCACTTGTGTTATATGTTAGATTTTTGACGAGCTTAGATTCTCCATGTTTGTTAAATAATGTTGCCGCGACAATGACTTTCTTAGCTCCTATTAATAAATCCATCGCCCCACCAACACCTAGAATTGGTTGATTCGGAACCGCCCAATTAGCAATTTCTCCGTTTATATCAACCTGCAACACTCCTAGTATTGCAACATCTACATGACCACCGCGAATGAGTCCAAAAGAGTCAGCACTACTAAAAAATGAAGAACCTTTTAAAATACTCACTGGCTCCTTACCTGCACTAATTAGATCTATGTCAATCTTCTCCTCTATGGGTGAAGGCCCCATGCCTAGCAGCCCGTTCTCCGACTGTAAGTAAATCTTCCTACCTCCTAAATACTCGGTAACTAAAGTAGGTATGCCAATTCCTAAATTTACAATTTGTCCTTCTTCTAACTCTTCTGAAATGCGTTTGGCGATTAAATACCTTTTATTTTGAATCAACGTATGTGCCACCTTTCTTTACATATTTACTTTCAATAATGTAATCTACATAAGCGTGTGGTGTCACAATATATTCTGGGTCTAATTCTCCAACATCGACAATCTCATCCACCTCGGCGATGACAATTTTACCAGCCGTCGCAATCATAGGATTAAAGTTTCTCGCAGTCGTGTGGTAAATTAAGTTACCTAGTTTATCTGCTTTCTTAGCTCTAACTAGTGAAACATCTCCCTTAATGGCCTTTTCAAAAATATAACGTTCTCCATCAATTTCACGCTCTTCCTTACCTTTAGCCAGCTCTGTTCCTACAGCTGTTTTTGTATAGAATCCGCCAATGCCCGCACCGCCAGCTCTAAGCGCCTCAGCAAGTGTTCCTTGGGGTATTAATTCAATTTCTAATTCACCATTTTGCCAAGCAATTACTGCTTCTTTGTTCGTTGTAAAAAATGACCCAATCGCTTTCTTAATTTTCCCTTGCATGAATAATTTGTGTAAGCCTTGACCGTCATCTCCCAAATTGTTACTTACAATTGTCAAATTCTTGATGTCAGTTTCCAATAACTCATCTAAAATTGTTAATGGGGTTCCCGACAAACCGAATCCGCCAACTAATAACTTATCGCCACTTTTAACTAAATCCCTTAATTCCTCTTTTTCAATTACCTTTTTCATTTTTCATCCCCCTTGAGAAAGTGTTTTCTTGTGATTGATGATTAGTTGCTAAAGATTCAGTTGCAATAAATAAAGTCTGTCAGTAAACAGATGCATTCTAATTACTAGACTAGAGTCTAGTTGGACTGTGGTCTAATTGTACTTTAACCGGGAAGATTCTGTCAATATGGATTTTGATTTTTTAAAAAAATTAATCAATTTAAAGGTGTGTAATTTTAATAAATCAAAGAGAAACAGAGTTTTAAGGATTTATTAAAGAGACGAATGATAGGGCGAATAACTTTTGACATAAGCATACTTCCCTCAGATTGAAGCAGGGGGCAGTCGTACAAGATATCCAAGAGCGATTAGGTCATTCAGACATCAATATATTAATACAACAATTCACATTTACGCTAATATGACCAAAAAACATCGAAGAAAAGACCTTTTGTGAGTTCAGTGAACTTACAAAAGATCTTCTCTAAATAGCAGTTTAATATCGTATTGAAATTTGAAGAAGACATTACTCTAATTCTCACCTTACAAATCCTTACATATCAAGGGTTCAAGGTTCTTCTTACATCATGCCGCCCGTAAGGTGAAAGTGTGTAATATCTTTAACGATGTGTTCTAAAAGTACGGTATATCAAAGTTATAGCTAATCAGAGGTGTAACATCTTTAACGAGAATTAAGCGTTTTTCATTTGATTGCGTGAGCAAAATGTTAGCATCTATTCACACTCTCTTCCTTTGCGGAGTGTGAATAATATCAAGAGTAAAGTGAAAAAATATTTTGACAGCAACCTCTTTGCTTTGACTACATGACTTCAAAGTCGGCATAATTAAATTACTTATTTTATGAAAAACAGGTAAAAAGAATGAAAGATCAAGTTGCATTTATACTGCTTCTTAAGGTCTTTATTTTAAGTTATATACAAAAACCATGCTTTAGACATCGTCTAAAGCATGGTTTTTATTTAAACTAATATTAAACTGCTAAGTTGATTTTTTTAGCTCATCTACTTATTGAGTCTATTAACTGGAAAAAATATTCGGGTTTATGAGTCTTATTTAGGTTATACCATGAATGCAATGTATCTGGTGCAAATACATCTAATTTCTTCATTACTTCCATCGCAAATTCCAGAGGAGCTACCCCTGATGCAGTAACCAAATTCTCGCCAGATACTACAGGTTCCATCTCATAAAATTTTTCTCCTTTATAATTAGGACAGACCATTTTAATATACTCTAAGTCATTACTTGTATGCTTTCTAGAATCTAGGTATCCAACATTCGCTAGTCCCTCAGTTGCACCACAAATTGCAGCAACAATAGTGCCTAGCTTTAAAGCCTCACCAATTTTTTTCAAAATAGGTTGATGAATATCTTCTCCCCAAGTATTCCCTCCAGGTAAAATTATAAGATCCGTACTCTCAAGAGTACACTCATCAAGGGAAATATCTGGTTTTATGCTCAGTCCTCCCATTGTAGTAATAATTTCTTTATTAGCTCCTACTGTAATTACTTTTAATGGTGCTAAATCTTTTTTGAAATATCTTCCTGAGTTTAGTTCAGCAATTAAATATCCATATTCCCAGTCCGACATTGTATTAAATACATAAAGAAAAACTTTTTTTGTTTGCATCCAATAACACTCCAATCACATTTAATATAGTCAAATATAACATGACTTCCCTGACACCTAGCGTCAGGGAAGTTAACAAATTTGATGAAATTTTATTAATTCCGACAAAACTTCAACCAGTCTTTTCTTAAGACTGATTGGCTCAATAACTCGAATAGATTTACCGTACGGTAAAAGCAAATGAGGTACATATGTATGTATCATATCTTTCTCAAGGAGAAATACTGCTTGATTTGAAGTCCACTCTTGTAAATAATGTCCTAAAAACCAATGTTGGCAAATATCACCCAATGCCCTTTTATCTCCATTAATAACCAAAGAAATAATCCCTTCCTTATCTTCTATAGTTGGAACAAGGTTTTTCATAAAGAAGTCACGTGCTGAAAAATTTTCTGGTCGGTTAAACTTATTTTCGGTTAACATTAGACTTTCCATTCGATCTACTCTAAAACTACGGATATCATTCCTAAGATGACAAAATCCAATCACATACCACTTATTATTCCAATAAATAATCCTGTACGGATCCACCAATCTATACTTTGATTGCCCTTCGCCACTTTTATAGTATAGAATTTTTACAGAGTATCCGTCAGCTACGGCCTGCTCCAATTCCTTCAAAAAAGGTTCCATAGCGAGGGAACTTAATCGACTTATTACTTCAAGACTAGTTAAATGTTGATTTATCTTTGTTTCCTGCTCTTGATTCGAATATTTTCTTAGCTTTGAAATAGCCCTATTTAGTGCTTCACCTCCATAATATCCCGCTTCTTCTGCAAAAATAGCAGCGTGAAATAGCGAGGTTTGCTCCTCAAAATCAAAAAAAAGTGGAGCTTCAATAAAATTGTTCAATAAAGTGTACCCACCGTTATGTCCTGCGTCTGAAATTATAGGTACACCACTTATTGAAAGTGTATCAATATAACGATATACAGTTCTTATATTCATCTCTAGCTTTTCTGAAATTTGTTTTGCAGTAATTTTTTCACCTGAACTAAGCATCCATAGAATTACTAGTACATTGTCAATTTTAGCCACAGAATCCACCTCTATATGGAAATAGTTTTATTTTAAAATCACACTAAAAACACTACCTATTCATTGAATTTCTATTTAAAAGTAAGAAAACCGAAAAAGCTAAAACAACTTACCATGTAATTTTTGAACTTGATCTTTTAATTGTTTGTTCTCTTCTTCTAGTGCCTTTATACGTTTTTTTAAGGTCTTTATTAATACTTCCTCTGAACGGACACTTTTACTAGTTTTTCGAGGGTTTAACTCACTCATTTGCATCCCTTAATGTCTCCACTCTAGTTCTAATATCTTTTTGTTTGTAAAGCCATGACTTTGAAACATTTGCTTTTTGTGCAACGGAATTAAAATTAATCTTCTCTTTTTTCAATGTCATCTCTGAAATTGTATTTTCAACCTTAATTCTTGTCTTCTCCGACTTTTCTTTGGATAGTTGAATTATGGCAGTTGTGTTACTCTTTCTAGTCATCTCAATTCGTCTCCTTTAAAGAATGAATAGATGCCAAAACGCGTTGTTTTCTTTATTTTCCGTTCCAAGCCTATTACAATTTTCATATTGAGGCTTTGAATTCCTTTATTTTTTGCATCAAACCCTAATGAATTTTTCAGAGGTAACTAATTATTAAGTCGTTTGTTAACTTCAATCCTAATGAACTCTGGCAAATAGCTGGGAGTACATCCTTTTGCTACTATTTCATCTTTGTAAAGACCCGTTTTCTCACCAAGTTTAATACAACGTGCGCGATTCTTTTCATCATAAACGCCTATCCAGCCTGCGGTGAAATTCATAGCCCATTGAACTTCCGGTTCTTCCTGCGTAATATTAGCATCTAATGCAGATAGCAAGTCTGCGGTGTTATCAGGCGGTGTTTGTCCAGTCCATCTCAATCGCCCTTGATAATACCAGAAAGCTCGCCTTTGAAGAGCAGAAGGACTATTTCCCCATGACTCCATCAATGCAATTTTCTTCTTGTCTTTGGTGAGCTGATTAGCCATTAACCAATCCATTAAGTTATTTCGCTCATCAAAAGTGTGAGTTTGCATATCCTTATCAAGCTTATTTAGCACATCTTGTGAAAGAAGTTTTTTGTCCATAATTAAGATTGCTAATAGTCTGGGCAAGAACTCTTCGGTTGACCAAAGTTCCACAGCTAGTTCGTGATCTTTTTTAATGTCCTTCGCGATTTTTCGTAAGTCGCCTAGCTTAGTTTTACTATTGATCTGAGGGAGAATGTTTTCTGCTTTTGATGAGCGTTTTATTTCTGTACCTTTATTTTCATTCATTTTATACAACTCCTTTATTAAAGCATTGTTTCTTAATATGTCCTTGACAGGATATATCAAGAACTTAATTTCGTTATAAGTCTCATTGCAGTGGTGTGCCTCCAAAGTTTACCTTTTTTAATATTGTAGCATATATCGTATTAAAGCTTTCTCCACCTATAATAGAAAAGCAACCTTCTTTAATATAAGTAATAACATTTAATTCATTTTAATTGGAAACGAAATCAGTTTCAGTTGGTGACACCAAAAACGAAAAAATCTAGACGGAAAATTGTTGTGGATGAAGATGTGATCAAAGCTTTGAGCCTTCACAAAGAAACTCAAGCAAAAACCATTCAGCAGTTAGGTGATGCTTACAATAATCAAGACCTCATCTTGGCTAAAACAGAGAGACATCCAAGATATCCTATCGTCATTAAAATGGTACAACTCAGGATAGCTAGACTTATTGCAATCACAAAATTAAACAAAGACTAGACACCTCACTCATTGAGACATACACACACTTCACTTTTAGCAGAAGCAGGTGTCGCACTCGAACAAATCATGGGTAGACTTGCCCATTCAGATGATCAAATCACCAAGAATGTTTATCTCCACGTAACACAAGAAAAGAAAAAAGAATGTT from the Sporosarcina psychrophila genome contains:
- a CDS encoding acetyl-CoA C-acetyltransferase, with protein sequence MNTYIIDGARTAFGTFGGSLKDISEVDLGVIATTQAIKRSSIPVTDIDEIIFGNIIQTNKNSAYLARHIGLKSGLKEISSALTLNRLCGSGLQSIVSGAQSIALGDANVIVAGGTENMSLSPHVLRSTRFGSPNKAPIVEDMLWETLTDNHVGCGMGMTAENLATKYSISREEQDQFSVDSQNKAIAARNSGRFAEEIVPVRLKGRKGEEIIFDRDEHIREGTSVEGLAKLMPAFKKEGTVTPGNASGINDGAAAVLLASEEYIYEHNIKPLAKIVSWGVAGVDPNIMGIGPVPASKKALEKAGLTLEDIDLFELNEAFAAQSLAVIKELGLDASKVNVNGGAIALGHPVGSSGTRITYSLALELKKRGAKYGLASLCIGGGQGIAIIIENTEA
- a CDS encoding helix-turn-helix transcriptional regulator; translation: MAKIDNVLVILWMLSSGEKITAKQISEKLEMNIRTVYRYIDTLSISGVPIISDAGHNGGYTLLNNFIEAPLFFDFEEQTSLFHAAIFAEEAGYYGGEALNRAISKLRKYSNQEQETKINQHLTSLEVISRLSSLAMEPFLKELEQAVADGYSVKILYYKSGEGQSKYRLVDPYRIIYWNNKWYVIGFCHLRNDIRSFRVDRMESLMLTENKFNRPENFSARDFFMKNLVPTIEDKEGIISLVINGDKRALGDICQHWFLGHYLQEWTSNQAVFLLEKDMIHTYVPHLLLPYGKSIRVIEPISLKKRLVEVLSELIKFHQIC
- a CDS encoding SDR family NAD(P)-dependent oxidoreductase; its protein translation is MGKLKSKYAIVTGGGKGIGESIVNRFLKDGIAGIAVLEYDLNMAKEMISRLDNSGAKVLLIQCDVSNEKQVEIAVSQAMEHFGTIDILVNNAGITQDSMFHKMSEEAWDAVINVNLKGAYYLCKHVIPIMRNKAIGKIVNISSISAFGNVGQANYATSKAGLIGFSKTLAKEGGPKNIIVNCVAPGYIETDMYKTVPKEIMDEHIKNTPLGRLGKPNEIASVVSFLSSDDASFLSGQCIIVSGAATT
- a CDS encoding branched-chain amino acid ABC transporter permease gives rise to the protein MQELIFALANGSMYALMALAIGIIYSTTRIINFAHGSVIMIGAMTSYWFISAFNMNYLVAILLAILINILLSILIYKTAVERLGDLSKNSSWIVTLFGASIIIDNIARMLFGTEPKAFPFLFDGQDIRIFGANIMLHEIMMIIIAISIGIVYQFVIQKTSFGRAVRAVSYKPDTARIMGIRSNVVVLTCFAISGGVAAIAGALIAPITFASYTMTYAVGIKAFAAALIGGLGNTKGAFVGGITLGLLEGIVGTMIPGGLKDAVIFLVMIIFIIVLPGGILGAKIFNKGNFSAEKI
- a CDS encoding ABC transporter substrate-binding protein, with translation MRKKLVSSILLSVLLIVTACSNEKEGSSSPKEGNSSPSEIVIGNIGAMSGTSAVLGKAQSQGVELAVKEINENGGIMGAQVRIATRDDEADPTKSKTFVEELVDKEKANFLIGPTNSTPAAASMAYLQESKVISMLPVATGTNLISKDNPYAFRITPSNATQAKALVKIAVEKKYKNIALVADTSALGVDGITVMEETLKEYGVEPTIIATYKSDDPDMTPIAQKIKEANADVALFWTLGADGAKIVRSLERIDYIDKLNILGYTGVAMPNFKELAGPGANKVSVISMNNWAVASGKTELEPKYWEIYQNIINEYGEYEKRDTNPTSVVPSYEAVYLLKWAIEKAGTTDTDEVKKVLENSVEEFESVFVKQYAFSEESHEGYPLAELDMASISEMFNGDLYIKK
- a CDS encoding 3-oxoacid CoA-transferase subunit B; amino-acid sequence: MIQNKRYLIAKRISEELEEGQIVNLGIGIPTLVTEYLGGRKIYLQSENGLLGMGPSPIEEKIDIDLISAGKEPVSILKGSSFFSSADSFGLIRGGHVDVAILGVLQVDINGEIANWAVPNQPILGVGGAMDLLIGAKKVIVAATLFNKHGESKLVKNLTYNTSGIRRVDLLVSEYAVFKFTENGVKVVEILEDITIEALSEKVGFELTYLKDKVLER
- a CDS encoding DNA alkylation repair protein; translation: MNENKGTEIKRSSKAENILPQINSKTKLGDLRKIAKDIKKDHELAVELWSTEEFLPRLLAILIMDKKLLSQDVLNKLDKDMQTHTFDERNNLMDWLMANQLTKDKKKIALMESWGNSPSALQRRAFWYYQGRLRWTGQTPPDNTADLLSALDANITQEEPEVQWAMNFTAGWIGVYDEKNRARCIKLGEKTGLYKDEIVAKGCTPSYLPEFIRIEVNKRLNN
- a CDS encoding 3-hydroxyacyl-CoA dehydrogenase family protein; amino-acid sequence: MIKQVGILGAGTMGFGIAFQFALNGTKTMLCDLSEEALDIAKGKFVIYLKIFREEGYNIPISVEEVMSNITFTTKLNDLADRDFIIESISENLALKQRIFQELDVICGEQTILASNTSSLRLSEITVNVEKHKDRVMLTHFFNPAHIVPLVELLRTEETDDKVFNEVKDFLEVNNKVTIEVKKEVAGLVANRIQIALAREALSLVEDGVVSEKDLDTAIFAGPGFRFSSSGLMKIMDFGGLDIWNITILELQSKIESSDRSYKIIDDRIEAGAFGVKSGQGFYNYPGKGLDGYVIERDTDLIKHLLSTYPSLKKKKEEANK
- a CDS encoding CoA transferase subunit A; this encodes MKKVIEKEELRDLVKSGDKLLVGGFGLSGTPLTILDELLETDIKNLTIVSNNLGDDGQGLHKLFMQGKIKKAIGSFFTTNKEAVIAWQNGELEIELIPQGTLAEALRAGGAGIGGFYTKTAVGTELAKGKEEREIDGERYIFEKAIKGDVSLVRAKKADKLGNLIYHTTARNFNPMIATAGKIVIAEVDEIVDVGELDPEYIVTPHAYVDYIIESKYVKKGGTYVDSK
- a CDS encoding type 1 glutamine amidotransferase family protein; translation: MQTKKVFLYVFNTMSDWEYGYLIAELNSGRYFKKDLAPLKVITVGANKEIITTMGGLSIKPDISLDECTLESTDLIILPGGNTWGEDIHQPILKKIGEALKLGTIVAAICGATEGLANVGYLDSRKHTSNDLEYIKMVCPNYKGEKFYEMEPVVSGENLVTASGVAPLEFAMEVMKKLDVFAPDTLHSWYNLNKTHKPEYFFQLIDSISR
- a CDS encoding tyrosine-type recombinase/integrase translates to MRHTHTSLLAEAGVALEQIMGRLAHSDDQITKNVYLHVTQEKKKECSQKFTQLMRSLDNNPLCKKKTLLTYIAPL